One Paracidovorax avenae ATCC 19860 genomic region harbors:
- a CDS encoding GNAT family N-acetyltransferase, translating to MDLSLTSSPLQTPRLDLRAFHAADFPAYAAYHGDPQVYRFLYMAAPQGDRLHKQFAEVLSEPFAGEGDTWRQAVVRREDGVLVGEFLLKIASTAALQLEVGYIFNPHHAGRGYATEAVAALLEHGFEHIGAHRIFARLDARNTGSARVAERLGMRREAHLVQNDRFEGEWGDEFIYALLRAEWKARHGVPRP from the coding sequence ATGGACCTCTCCCTGACCTCTTCGCCACTCCAGACCCCGAGACTCGATCTGCGGGCCTTCCACGCAGCAGACTTTCCCGCCTACGCCGCCTACCATGGCGATCCGCAGGTCTACCGGTTCCTGTACATGGCCGCCCCGCAGGGAGACCGACTGCACAAGCAGTTCGCCGAAGTTCTCTCCGAGCCCTTCGCCGGCGAGGGCGACACCTGGCGCCAGGCCGTCGTGCGCCGGGAGGATGGTGTGCTCGTGGGCGAATTCCTGCTGAAGATCGCCAGCACCGCGGCGCTGCAGTTGGAAGTGGGCTACATCTTCAATCCGCACCATGCCGGACGGGGCTACGCGACGGAAGCCGTGGCCGCCCTGCTGGAACACGGCTTCGAACACATCGGCGCCCACCGTATCTTCGCGCGCCTGGATGCCCGCAATACCGGCTCCGCCCGCGTCGCGGAGCGCCTGGGCATGCGCCGCGAGGCCCATCTCGTGCAGAACGACCGTTTCGAGGGCGAGTGGGGCGACGAGTTCATCTACGCCCTGCTGCGCGCGGAATGGAAGGCCCGGCACGGCGTGCCGAGGCCCTGA